The DNA sequence GACTGGTACAACGCCGGTTACATCATGACGTGGGGTTCCAACGTACCGCTTACGCGCACGCCGGACGCGCACTTCCTCGCCGAAGTGCGTTACAAAGGGACGAAAGTAATCTCCGTCAGTCCCGATTACGCCGAATCGACGACGCTCGCCGACGACTGGATGCGGGTGAAGCAAGGGGCGGACGGCGCGTTGGCGATGGCGATGGGCCACGTCATTTTAAAAGAGTTTTACGTCGACAACACCCACGATTACTTCATAAATTACGCGAAACAGTACACCGATTTTCCTTTCGTCGTCACCTTGCGACCAGAAGGGGAACACTTCGTCCCCGATCGCTTCTTAAACGCTGCAGATTTAGGAAAAAACGTCGGCAACGGCGAATGGAAGCCGCTCCTGTACGATGAGACGCGCGGCGATTACGTCATTCCACAGGGTACGCTCGGCGCCCGCTGGGAGGACAAGACGAAGTGGAATTTAGAAATGGAAGACGAAGAAACAGGTGCCCCAATTGCCCCGCGCCTTTCATTTAAAGGAATGAGTGACGAAATCGGCACCGTCAAACTACCGTACTTCTCCCACGAAGGGAACGACATTTTGTACCGTCCCGTACCAGTTAAAAAAGTGGTCTGCAACGGACAGACGTTTTACACGACGACGGTGTTTGACTTAGTGCTGGCCAACTACGGCGTCGATCGCTTACTTGACCACAAGAGGCAAGTAAGTGGCGACGAGGGGCAAGTGAGTGGCGATGGCAGCCAAGAAAGTGTCCACAAAGGTCAGGAAAGCGGCCATGGCGGCCAGGGAAGTAGCGGTGTCGATCGTAGCTGCAGTTGGGACGTGGCGAAAAACTACGACGATCCGATCCCGTTCACCCCGGCGTGGCAAGAAAACATTACAGGGGTAAAAAAAGAACTCGTCATCAAAATCGCGCGCGAGTTTGCCCAGAACGCCCTAGAGACGAAGGGCCGCTCGATGATTATCGTCGGCGCCGGCATTAACCACTGGTTTAACTCGGACACGATTTACCGCGCCGTGCTCAACTTAGTGTTGTTCGTCGGTGCCGAAGGGGTCAACGGCGGCGGGTGGGCCCACTATGTCGGGCAAGAAAAACTGCGCCCGATCGAAGGTTGGCAAAACATCGCCACCGCCCGCGACTGGCAAATGCCACCCAAACTGCAAAACGGCACGTCGTTCTTCTACTTTGCCACCGATCAATGGCGCTACGAAGAACAACCTGTAAGCGAGCACGTCTCACCCATCGCAGGGAAAGCGCGCTACGACCATTACGCCGACTACAACGTGTTAGCCGCGCGCCTCGGATGGCTTCCGTCTTATCCGACCTTCGACAAGAACGGCTTTGACCTGTACCGCGAAGCCGTAGCGGCAGGCGCAAAGACACCGCAAGCGATTGGAAAGTATGTCGCCGAGCAGCTGAAACAACGTAAGCTGCAGTTCGCGATTGAAGACCCTGACCACCCGAACAACGTGCCGCGCAACTTGTTCGTCTGGCGTGCCAACTTAATTTCGAGCTCGGGCAAAGGGCACGAATACTTTTTAAAACATTTACTCGGGACGTCCCACGGGCTAATGAACGACGACGAAGACAGCTTGCGCCCCGAAGAGGTTGAGTGGCGCGAACAAGCTGTCGAAGGAAAGCTCGACTTGCTAATCTGCCTCGACTTCCGCATGGCCGGAACAGCCCTTTACTCCGACATCGTCTTGCCGGCGGCGACTTGGTACGAAAAGCACGATCTGAGCAGCACGGACATGCACCCGTTCATCCATCCGTTTAACCCGGCGATCCCGACTCCGTGGGAATCGCGTTCGGACTGGGACATTTTTAGAACTCTCGCTAAAGCGGTCACCGAAGTGGCGGACGAGGCCGAGTTGGCACCACTCAACGACGTCGTTGCAACGCCGCTGCTGCACGATACGCCGCAGGAGCTGGCACAACCGCTCGGACACATTGCCGACTGGAGTAAAGGAGACTGTGAACCGATCCCCGGCCAGACGATGCCGCAAATTCACATCGTCGAACGGGACTACCGCCGCATTTTTGACAAGTTTACCGCCCTCGGGCCAAACATTAAAAAACTGCCCTACGGTGTCAACGGCATCAACTGGTCGGCGGAAGAAGAATATGAGCTGTTGAAGAAGGAACTCGGGACGGTTCAGCGCACGTTAGGAGAGGACGGGATTACGGAGGGCGGGGAGAAGGCAAACCTAGCCCCACAATCGCTCGACTGTCCAGATTTGTCGACGGCGAAACACGCGGCTGAAGCGATTTTAACGCTATCGTCGACGTCGAACGGCAAAGTGGCAGTAAAGGCGTGGCGCGCCCTCGAAAACAAAACGGATCTCGAACTGGTCGACCTCGCGGCTGACCGCGAGCGGGAACGGTTCACGTTTGCCGACATTACGGCACAGCCGAAAACGGTGATCACCTCCCCCGCCTTCACCGGGTCGGAACAAGGTGGCCGCCGCTACGCCCCGTTTACGAACAACGTGGAACGGCTCATTCCGTGGCGTACCGTGACCGGCCGCCAATCGTACTACCTCGACCACGAAATGATGCGCGAGTTCGGGGAGAGTATGGCGACGTTTAAGCCGATCTTACAGCACCCGCCCTTCCGCAAAAACCGCCTGCAGGCAGCAGGCAAAGAGATCGTACTCAACTATTTGACGCCGCACAACAAGTGGTCGATCCACAGCATGTACTTTGATTCGCTGCCGATGTTGACCTTGTTCCGCGGCGGACCGACGATCTGGTTGAACAAAGACGATGCCGCCGCCATCGACGTCCACGACAACGACTGGCTCGAATGTTTTAACCGCAACGGCGTCGTCGTCGCCCGCGCCGTCGTCTCGCACCGCATCCCGCGCGGCATGGCGTACATGCACCACGCCCAAGACCGGCACATTAACGTCCCGGGGTCGCGCCTTACGAACAACCGCGGCGGCACCCACAACAGCCCGACGCGCATTCACGTCAAACCGACACATATGATCGGCGGCTACGGGCAATTAAGCTGGGGCTTTAACTATTACGGCCCAACCGGCAACCAACGCGACTTAAACGTCGTCATCCGCAAATTGGAGGAGGTCGATTGGTTTGAAGATTAAAGCACAAATCGGAATGGTCATGAACTTGGACAAATGCATCGGCTGTCACACGTGCAGCGTGACGTGTAAAAACACGTGGACGAACCGTCCCGGGACGGAATACATGTACTTCAACAACGTGGAAACGAAGCCGGGCATCGGCTATCCGAAACGGTGGGAAGACCAAGAGGCGTACCGCGGCGGTTGGGAAGTGAAAGACGGCAAGTTGCAGCTTAAATCCGGTTCCAAAGCGAACCGGTTGCTGCAACTGTTCCACAACCCGCACATGCCGACGATCGACGACTACTACGAACCGTGGAACTACGACTATGAGAAACTGACGAATAGCCCAGCGCGTCAAACACAGCCCGTCGCCCGGCCCAAGTCGGCGATCACGGGCGACTACATGGACATCGAGTGGGGCCCAAACTGGGAAGACGACCTCGCCGGCGCCCACGTCACCGCGCACATCGACCCGAACGTGGAAAAAATGGAAGAAAGCATCCGCACCGAGTTTGAAGATGTGTTCATGATGTACTTGCCGCGCCTGTGCGAACATTGCCTGAACCCCGCCTGCGTCAGTGCCTGTCCGTCTGGTGCGATGTACAAGCGCGAAGAGGACGGCATCGTACTCGTCGACCAAAACGCCTGCCGGGCATGGCGGCATTGCGTCTCCTCCTGCCCGTATAAGAAAGTTTACTTTAACTGGAACACGAACAAAGCGGAAAAATGCACCTTATGTTTTCCGCGCATCGAAGCGGGCAAACCGACGATTTGCTCCGAAACGTGCGTCGGGCGCGTGCGCTACCTCGGCATCATGCTGTACGATGCTGATCGCGTACAAGAAGCAGCGCTGGCGGAAGAAGACAAGCTGTACGAAAGCCAACTGGACGTCTTTCTCGACCCGCACGATCCGGACATCGTGGCAGCGGCCAAAGCAGAGGGGATCCCGCGCGCCTGGATCGAAGCGGCGCAGCGCTCCCCCATTTACAAAATGGTGAAAGAGTGGGAAATCGCGTTGCCGCTCCATCCGGAATACCGCACGTTGCCGATGGTGTGGTACATTCCACCGCTCAGCCCGATCATGAACATGTTTGAAGGGGTGGACAGCGCGGCCGAGGCGGACGACATCTTCCCTGCGATCGAGCAAATGCGCATCCCGATCGAGTATTTGGCTAACTTATTAACGGCGGGCGACGAAGCGCCGATTCGGACGACGCTGAAGAAAATGGCGACGATGCGCAGCTACATGCGCAGCTTGCAAACGAATAAACAGCCCGATCTCGCCCGCATGGAGCAAGTCGGTCTCACCGGACAGGACATCGAAGAGATGTACCGCCTGCTCGCCATCGCCAAATACGATGACCGCTTCGTCATCCCCGCCTCCCACCGCGAAGGAGTGGCTGACCTGTACAGCGAACGCGGCAGTTGTGGCCTCGACTTTGCGGGCGGACCTGGTGCGTGTGGCACATTGTCCTGAGATGGACAGCCACGTTGTGTATATTAATGAATTGTGTGTGTTAATGAATTGTGGGTGTTAAGGAAATATATAGTGGAAGCAGGTGATCGCGATGAATAATGGACACGATGAAATGAACAACGCACATGTTCCTCCATCCGGAACCGTACAACACGTGTTGGGCATATGTTCGTATTTGTTATCGTATCCCGACGAGATGTTTCAGCAATCCCTCGCGGAAATCGAGCATGAGATCGCTCAACTGCCAGCACACAAAATGACAGCTTCTTTACAAACCTTTTGTACCGAGGCTGAGAAACTACCTTTACCCGCATTGATCGACACGTACGTGTACACGTTTGACTTCGGCAAAAAAACGAACTTGTACGTCACGTACATGACGAGCGGCGAACAGCGCGAACGCGGACAGGACTTGCTCTATTTAAAAAACCACTACAAACAGCACGGGTTTTCCGCGACGGACGCGGAACTTCCCGACTATTTGCCACTCATGTTAGAGTTTGCCGGACAAGTAGAAACAGCGGCCTTCCAGCCGATTTTCGCCAAGTACTACGCCAACGTGCGCGAAATAAGCGACAACCTTCACGCACAAAACAACGTTTACCGCCACGTCCTTGCGGCGATCGTCTCGGCATTGCACGAAGTCGGCATTACAGATCATTGACCGTCAAAGGAGTGAACACGTCATGTTAGAGCAGTTTTTATGGGTCGTCCTCCCGTACATTGTGCTCACCGTTTTTATCGGCGGCCACATCTACCGGTACAATCGCGATCAGTTCGGGTGGACCACCAAATCGAGTGAATTGTTGGAAAATAAACTGCTTCGTCTCGGGAGCAACCTTTTTCACTGGGGGATCGTCGTCGTCTTTTTCGGCCATGTACTCGGCCTGTTAATTCCAGTCGCCTTCTACGAATCGCTTGGCATTAGCGAGTCGCAATACCATATGCTGACGTTAATCGGCGGCATTCCGGCCGGCCTTGTGGCAGCGTGCGGCTTATTCATACTCATGTACCGCCGCATGACGGTGCGTCGACTGATCGCCACGAGCACGCCTGGCGACTACGTCGCCCTCTTCTTTCTAGCCATCGTCATTTTGTCCGGTTTGTCGGCGACGTTTTTGAACGTCAATCCGCACGGCTTTGACTACCGTACGACGATCGGACCTTGGCTACGCGGTGTGCTAACGTTCCGCGCTGACGCGAGTTACTTGACAACTGTCCCCGTGTGGTTCAAAATTCACATGCTCGCCTCCCTCGGATTGTTCGCCGCGTGGCCGTTCACGCGACTCGTTCACGCGTTTAGCGTTCCACTGCGCTATTTGTCGCGCAGCTACGTCATTTACCGCAAGCGGAAGCCGCAGGAGCACACATTGTAACGCTCGTGGTGTGACGCACATTGGGTGTGACGCACATTGTAACGCTCGTGGTGTGACTCACATTGTGCCGCTCGTTATATTCGTTTAGACCTCTTAGCCTCCCCCTTGCCGAGAGGTCTTTTTTATGCAATGGGTTTGGTGCGTGCTGCGCGCCCGTGCATAAACTAACTTGCCTCAGAATAAAAATGTACAAGCATTGCGGTACACGAGTTGATTGTTATTAATCAGCGAGGGCATACCGAAATAGAAGACCGAAAAAGACTGTTTGACAAACATGGTAAACATACTTATATTATAATTCATATCTAATTAGGGGGATTAATGTCATGCAAATACTGCGCGTCCTATTAACAGTACTCGTACTGATCCTCGCATTGGCAGGTTGCGCAAGCAGTGAGAGCAACGGATCAGCACAAGACGAACAGACTTCGGCAAAAAAACAGGCGAACAACAGTCAGTCTAAAGGAGAAAAACGTGATTCGAAGCAAAGCGATGCCAACCTGTTAGAAAAAATTAAAGCGGAAGGAAAGATCCGCATCGGCACAGAAGGTACGTACCGCCCGTACACCTTTCATGACAATGCAGGCAAACTGACGGGCTTTGACGTCGAGATCTCCGAAGAAATAGCGAAACGGCTAGGGGTTTCTGCCGAATTTATGGAAACGCAATGGGACGGCATGTTCGCTGGTCTCGACGCCAAACGGTTTGATATCATCGTCAATCAAGTCGGCATTCGCCCCGACCGCGAAAAAAAATACGACTTCTCCCATCCGTACAGCGTATCCGCGGGGTCGCTCGTCGTGCACAAAGACAACGAAACGGTGAAGAGTTTTAACGACGTTAAAGGTTTAAAAGCGGGGCAATCGCTCACGAGCAACTGGACCGACATCGCGCGGGAACACGGCGCAGAAATCGTCGCCACCGACGGTTTTAATCAAGCGATCGAGCTTCTCGCCAACAAACGGATCGACGTCACGATCAACGATGGCCTGTCGATCCTCGATTACTTGCAGCAACATCCGGACGCCCCGGTAAAAATTGTCGCCAAACACGAGGAACAATCCAAAAGTGGCGTCACTTTCCGCAAAGGCAACCGCGACTTAGTCGAAGCTGTCAATAAAGCGTTGGACGAAATGAAAGCGGACGGCACGTACCAAAAAATATCCGAGAAATGGTTTGGTACCGATGTTTCTAACTGATTATGATCGGTACATCGACATCGTGTGTAACTCTTTTTTGCCGCTATTGAAGGGAGCACTGTTCTATTCGTTAACACTGACCGTCCTATCGTTTGCAATCGGCATGTCACTCGCAATCGTTACGGCGCTCGCGCGCCTGTCGCCTTTTAAACCGCTCATTTGGCTGGCGCGCGCATACGTTTCATTCATTCGCGGCACGCCGCTACTCGTGCAGCTGTTCATCATTTTTTACGGATTACCCAATCTTGGGGTGACGTTAGAACCTTTTCCGGCCGCGGTGATCGGCTTTTCCCTCAGTGTCGGCGCCTACGGCTCGGAAATCGTGCGCGCCGCCATTTTATCCATTCCGAAGGGTCAATGGGAAGCGGCCTACTCGATCGGCATGACATATGTACAAGCGTTGCGCCGTATCATTTTACCGCAAGCAGCGCGCGTTTCGCTACCGCCTTGGGCGAACTCGTTTATTAGTTTAGTGAAGGATACGTCACTCGCAGCAGTCATCCTTGTCCCGGAAATGTTCCGCAAAGCGCAAGAAATCGCCGCCGCCAACTACGAGTACTTACTCGTGTATAGCGAAGCTGCACTCATTTACTGGATTATTTGTTTCTTCCTGTCGCTCGTTCAAGACCGCCTGGAACAGAGACTAGACCGCTACGTGGCGCGGTAATATGACGACGAACGTAAAACCGACAACAAAATTGCTAAGCTCGACCAAGGGGTGGCACGCATTGATACACATCGCGAACTTGTATAAATCGTTTGGACAATTGCCTGTACTCAAAGGGATCGACTTGACGATCGCCCAAGGTAAGGTCGTCGTCGTCATCGGACCGTCCGGCTCGGGAAAAACGACCTTGCTCCGCTGTTTAAACGCATTGGAAACACCGACGAGCGGCACACTGCAAATCGGTGATATCCGCTTAGATTTTTCCACGGCAGTGACGCGCCAACAAATTGCCGCACTGCGAAAGCAGACGGGGATGGTGTTTCAAAATTACAACTTATTTCCCCATATGACTGCCGTGGAAAATGTAATGGAAGGATTAATGACGGTCAAAGGCAAACAAAAGACGAGCGCTCGGCAAAAAGCAGCCAGACTGCTCGCACAAGTCGGTTTGGCGGGCAAAACGGACGACTATCCTTTCCAGCTATCCGGCGGGCAACAGCAACGGATCGGCATCGCGCGGGCCTTAGCGATGGACCCGCGCGTGATGTTGTTCGATGAGCCGACGTCGGCACTCGATCCGGAGTTAGTACAAGACGTGCTAAAAGTCATTAAGACGTTAACTGGAACGGGGATGACCATGGTCATCGTCACCCACGAAATGGGTTTTGCCCGCGACGTCGCCGACGAAGTGATCTTCATGGATGGTGGTGTCATCGTCGAACGGGGCGAGCCAACGGCGTTGTTCAACCGACCGCGAGAAACGCGCACGAAGCAGTTTGTACAGCGCATCGGTTAACTATAAATCGACTGGCATTTAAATCAGTCACTCTAAAAACTGAATCTGCACAATCTCTGCTAAAGAAAGTGCTCCTAAAGAGTCTGCTTTACTCCCGAACACGCGAATCTGATCGATAATGCCGCGGAACATCCGATCGGGGGCATAATGACGTGTCACACTGTTAAAGTGCCCGACGGTCAAGGCGGGGCCGATGTTTGAACCCGTCATCCCTCGGCTATAATTTTTGGCTACGTCGAGTGTCGCGTCCACTCCTTGTGCCCCAAAGTAAAACTTCACTTGTGCACTACTTAACGCTGCATCGTACGTGACAGCAAAAAACCGCCAATTTGCCGCACTAGCATTGGCATCGGTCGGGATTTGACCCCCTGAACTGATCGCCGGGCTACCGTCAGGCCACTGATTAATGCCGAGTTGTAATGCGCCACTGCTTACATACACTAAGTCGACACCTTCGCCGCCATTATTGATCCAAGAAACGATGCGGTTTCCTCCAGAACCAGTGACTGCACTATTGTTGTTCACCCACCCCGTAATCGTAAACGACTTAAGTCCTTTTAACGGTTCAATTTGCCCTGTCAGATCGATCGCATACCGATCAGCGACAGTACCAAAATCAAGGGCGCTCTGTCCCCCGCTCGGGGCTGCATTCGCCGTCCATAAGGGACGATTTGCCGTCAAGGTTGCCTGCGGATAACTACTAGAACTAGTCCCAGTATTGGCCGTCGCCGTGCCACCGTTTTCGTTGAAAAGCAGTTCGATAATCGGCTTTCCGGGCTCTGGGGTCGGTTCGCTGTGTCCAGGAGGAGGGAAATTTTTGGTCGCATCGTCAAGAACGAGAACCCAATCGTTCCCCCGACCACTAGACGGCGGTGTAAACGAGCGAGTCCCGCTATTCGGAAATTGTCCGATGAGAGTTGAAGTGCCTTCTCGCGGGTTATAC is a window from the Numidum massiliense genome containing:
- a CDS encoding nitrate reductase subunit alpha, with amino-acid sequence MQKKHSPLYNRLKYLSPIEKHANAHSQTTYEPRDWENAYRKRWQHDKVVRSTHGVNCTGSCSWNIYVKDGIVTWEGQQLDYPSTGPDMPDFEPRGCPRGASFSWYIYSPLRVKYPYVRGVLINMWRDALKEHSDPLSAWRSIVEDPDKALRYKRARGKGGFVRVDWEEVSKLIAASLLYTALTYGPDRNVGFTPIPAMSMVSYASGARFMQLMGGPMLSFYDWYADLPPASPQIWGDQTDVPESSDWYNAGYIMTWGSNVPLTRTPDAHFLAEVRYKGTKVISVSPDYAESTTLADDWMRVKQGADGALAMAMGHVILKEFYVDNTHDYFINYAKQYTDFPFVVTLRPEGEHFVPDRFLNAADLGKNVGNGEWKPLLYDETRGDYVIPQGTLGARWEDKTKWNLEMEDEETGAPIAPRLSFKGMSDEIGTVKLPYFSHEGNDILYRPVPVKKVVCNGQTFYTTTVFDLVLANYGVDRLLDHKRQVSGDEGQVSGDGSQESVHKGQESGHGGQGSSGVDRSCSWDVAKNYDDPIPFTPAWQENITGVKKELVIKIAREFAQNALETKGRSMIIVGAGINHWFNSDTIYRAVLNLVLFVGAEGVNGGGWAHYVGQEKLRPIEGWQNIATARDWQMPPKLQNGTSFFYFATDQWRYEEQPVSEHVSPIAGKARYDHYADYNVLAARLGWLPSYPTFDKNGFDLYREAVAAGAKTPQAIGKYVAEQLKQRKLQFAIEDPDHPNNVPRNLFVWRANLISSSGKGHEYFLKHLLGTSHGLMNDDEDSLRPEEVEWREQAVEGKLDLLICLDFRMAGTALYSDIVLPAATWYEKHDLSSTDMHPFIHPFNPAIPTPWESRSDWDIFRTLAKAVTEVADEAELAPLNDVVATPLLHDTPQELAQPLGHIADWSKGDCEPIPGQTMPQIHIVERDYRRIFDKFTALGPNIKKLPYGVNGINWSAEEEYELLKKELGTVQRTLGEDGITEGGEKANLAPQSLDCPDLSTAKHAAEAILTLSSTSNGKVAVKAWRALENKTDLELVDLAADRERERFTFADITAQPKTVITSPAFTGSEQGGRRYAPFTNNVERLIPWRTVTGRQSYYLDHEMMREFGESMATFKPILQHPPFRKNRLQAAGKEIVLNYLTPHNKWSIHSMYFDSLPMLTLFRGGPTIWLNKDDAAAIDVHDNDWLECFNRNGVVVARAVVSHRIPRGMAYMHHAQDRHINVPGSRLTNNRGGTHNSPTRIHVKPTHMIGGYGQLSWGFNYYGPTGNQRDLNVVIRKLEEVDWFED
- the narH gene encoding nitrate reductase subunit beta; the encoded protein is MKIKAQIGMVMNLDKCIGCHTCSVTCKNTWTNRPGTEYMYFNNVETKPGIGYPKRWEDQEAYRGGWEVKDGKLQLKSGSKANRLLQLFHNPHMPTIDDYYEPWNYDYEKLTNSPARQTQPVARPKSAITGDYMDIEWGPNWEDDLAGAHVTAHIDPNVEKMEESIRTEFEDVFMMYLPRLCEHCLNPACVSACPSGAMYKREEDGIVLVDQNACRAWRHCVSSCPYKKVYFNWNTNKAEKCTLCFPRIEAGKPTICSETCVGRVRYLGIMLYDADRVQEAALAEEDKLYESQLDVFLDPHDPDIVAAAKAEGIPRAWIEAAQRSPIYKMVKEWEIALPLHPEYRTLPMVWYIPPLSPIMNMFEGVDSAAEADDIFPAIEQMRIPIEYLANLLTAGDEAPIRTTLKKMATMRSYMRSLQTNKQPDLARMEQVGLTGQDIEEMYRLLAIAKYDDRFVIPASHREGVADLYSERGSCGLDFAGGPGACGTLS
- the narJ gene encoding nitrate reductase molybdenum cofactor assembly chaperone, with product MNNGHDEMNNAHVPPSGTVQHVLGICSYLLSYPDEMFQQSLAEIEHEIAQLPAHKMTASLQTFCTEAEKLPLPALIDTYVYTFDFGKKTNLYVTYMTSGEQRERGQDLLYLKNHYKQHGFSATDAELPDYLPLMLEFAGQVETAAFQPIFAKYYANVREISDNLHAQNNVYRHVLAAIVSALHEVGITDH
- the narI gene encoding respiratory nitrate reductase subunit gamma, with product MLEQFLWVVLPYIVLTVFIGGHIYRYNRDQFGWTTKSSELLENKLLRLGSNLFHWGIVVVFFGHVLGLLIPVAFYESLGISESQYHMLTLIGGIPAGLVAACGLFILMYRRMTVRRLIATSTPGDYVALFFLAIVILSGLSATFLNVNPHGFDYRTTIGPWLRGVLTFRADASYLTTVPVWFKIHMLASLGLFAAWPFTRLVHAFSVPLRYLSRSYVIYRKRKPQEHTL
- a CDS encoding amino acid ABC transporter substrate-binding protein yields the protein MQILRVLLTVLVLILALAGCASSESNGSAQDEQTSAKKQANNSQSKGEKRDSKQSDANLLEKIKAEGKIRIGTEGTYRPYTFHDNAGKLTGFDVEISEEIAKRLGVSAEFMETQWDGMFAGLDAKRFDIIVNQVGIRPDREKKYDFSHPYSVSAGSLVVHKDNETVKSFNDVKGLKAGQSLTSNWTDIAREHGAEIVATDGFNQAIELLANKRIDVTINDGLSILDYLQQHPDAPVKIVAKHEEQSKSGVTFRKGNRDLVEAVNKALDEMKADGTYQKISEKWFGTDVSN
- a CDS encoding amino acid ABC transporter permease — encoded protein: MFLTDYDRYIDIVCNSFLPLLKGALFYSLTLTVLSFAIGMSLAIVTALARLSPFKPLIWLARAYVSFIRGTPLLVQLFIIFYGLPNLGVTLEPFPAAVIGFSLSVGAYGSEIVRAAILSIPKGQWEAAYSIGMTYVQALRRIILPQAARVSLPPWANSFISLVKDTSLAAVILVPEMFRKAQEIAAANYEYLLVYSEAALIYWIICFFLSLVQDRLEQRLDRYVAR
- a CDS encoding amino acid ABC transporter ATP-binding protein; this encodes MIHIANLYKSFGQLPVLKGIDLTIAQGKVVVVIGPSGSGKTTLLRCLNALETPTSGTLQIGDIRLDFSTAVTRQQIAALRKQTGMVFQNYNLFPHMTAVENVMEGLMTVKGKQKTSARQKAARLLAQVGLAGKTDDYPFQLSGGQQQRIGIARALAMDPRVMLFDEPTSALDPELVQDVLKVIKTLTGTGMTMVIVTHEMGFARDVADEVIFMDGGVIVERGEPTALFNRPRETRTKQFVQRIG